Within the Sulfurospirillum barnesii SES-3 genome, the region ATGGAGTGAACGCTTTAGCCTACACCATGAAAAGCTCGATGCCCAACATCAAGAACTTTTTGCCCTTGCCAATGCCGCACAAAATCTTGACCCTAAAACCTCCAGTAAAATAGAACTCTCAAAACTGTTTAAAGAGTTTTACACCTATATGGCAAAACACTTTAAAGAAGAAGAGGCGTACATGCAAAGCATTCACTATCCTCTTTATATCCAACACCACAAGATGCATCAAAGTATCATTGAGGGGATGAATCAAATTCTTCAAGAAGAAAAAAGTATGGAAGGCTTGCAAGAGAAGATGAAATTTATTGCGCAGAAGTGGCTGGTGGAGCATATTTTAGAGAATGATCTTAAGATCGAGAAGTGGCGCAAAAGCATCACCGTAAGCGATGAAGACCTTCACGCACCTCTGTCTTAAGCTTTACATGTAAGCTATTTTTTTGAAATCACACTAAATCCAAACAAAAGCCAATCTTGCAAACCACCACGATACCATAGAATTTTCTCTTTAGGATACCCCATTTTCACCAACTGATCGATCATCATATGCGACTGGGCACACCACGAAGCGTTGCAAAAAATAAGTGCTGTTTTCGCATGGGAAAAGTCGAGTTTTCCCTCATGTGAAACAATGCCAAGCACGTTTTTCATGTGCTCAAAATCTTCGGGAAAATCCGCGTCGTATGCCACTTCATCAAAAGGAAGGTTCACACTTCCAGGGATGCTCATTTGCTCAAACCACTCTTGTTTGCGCGCATCGACAAGCACATAGCGATCAGGGTGAGGCGTTAATTTATGTTGAATAAACTCCAACACCTCCACTTCACCTACGGTGATGATTTTAGGATCTAATTGCATCGGTTGGATTTTCCCCACCGTTGTCACCACACTTTTTTGGCATAGGGCTGGAACGTTTTTGCCTGCGAGATTGCCGCTAAAAATATCTTCTGGCAAGATATGCACATCCAAACATTCACGAGGAATCTGTCTCTCAATCGTGACCGCTTGTTGATTGTGTACGGTTTTAACGCCTGTATATTGCAAGACCTGAGGATTTTGTGCAAATGCGTAGACCCCAAACACGCTTAATAAAAGCCCTCTCTTCATCCGTTCTCCTTTGAAGGGTGTTGGTTTATCATAATGAAGCTGCCATTTAAAAGTGAACAAAAAAATATGTTATACTTTTTTTCAAAGGAAACACCATGCTTGATCCCAAAATAGAAGCGTTTTTAAAGAAACATCATCTGCTCACACTCGCTACATGTAAAGCAAATCTGCCCTATTGCGCCTCGTGTTTTTACGCCTTTATTCCAGAGCGTGCGACGTTGGTTATCGCCACCGATGCCAATACAAGACACGGGAGGGAAGCCCTTGAAAATGAACAGGTTGCAGGGGTGATTGCATTAGAAACAAAACTGGTGGGGAAAATTCAAGGGGTTCAATTTAGCGGTGTTTTTAAAGCAGCGAATGAAGCGGAGAAAAAAGCCTATTTAAAACGTTTTCCATACGCCATTGCGATGAATCCACAGCTGTGGAGCATCGAAATTGCGTATCTGAAATTTACAGACAATACCCTAGGGTTTGGCAAGAAATTGGAGTTTGTAAACCCCAATACCCCACCAAACTAGTTTACATGTCAAGATTATACTTTAATCGGTGCATCCGAACATGCGGCGGTAAAGACAACATCGGTTGAGCTGTTAAGCGCTGTTTCTGTAGAATCTTGAACCACACCAATTAAGAAACCAACGGCAACCACTTGCATAGCAATCTCATCACTAATTCCAAAAAGACCACACGCCAAAGGAATCAGAAGCAAAGAACCACCCGCAACACCTGAAACACCTGCGGCGGAAACACTCGCAAGCACACTTAAGAGTAAAGCCGTGGGTAAATCCACTGAAATACCTAAGGTATGCACGGTGGCTAGCGTTAAAATGGTAATGGTAACGGCAGCACCTGCCATATTAGCCGTTGCACCTAGAGGAATCGAGATGGAATACGTATCTTCATGCAATCCCAATTTTTTACACAATGCCATATTCACAGGAATGTTTGCCGCAGAGCTTCTGGTAAAAAATGCTGTCACACCACTCTCTTTTAAACACGTAAGTACCAAAGGATACGGATTGCTTTTGGTTTTCAAAAACACCAATAAAGGGTTGATAAATAATGCCACAAAAAGCATCGTTCCTACCAAAAGCACTAAAAGCTTTCCATACCCTAACAAAGCGGTAAAGCCTGTCTCAGCAAAGGTTTCAGCCACTAAGCCTAAAATACCAAATGGAGCCAAACGAATCACACCTTGAACGATTTTTGTCATGGCATTGCTGATGTCTTGCATGACTGCTTTAGTCTGTTTGCTGCTATGATGCAACGCAATACCAGCGGCTACTGCCCATGTAAGCACCCCAATATAATTCCCCTTAGCCAATGCATTAATAGGATTATCAACCATGCTGACCACAAATCCTTTAATCACACCCACAATGCTTTGAGGTGGGGTTAAGCCTGCTTCTGGATTAATTAAAACCAAACTTACAGGAAACGAAAAACTAACAAGTACAGCGGCCAATGCAGCTAAAAAAGTACCAATAGCATACATGATAATAATGGACTTAATGTTGGTTTGAGCCCCTACTTCTTTGGTTGCAATGGCTGTTGAAACCAGAATAAGAACCAAAACAGGCGCAACCGCCTTCAGTGCCCCTACAAACAATTTACCTAAAATTGAAACCGCCATGGCAGCACTTGGAGAAATCATAGCAATAACCACTCCTAGCACCATACCCATTAAAATGAGAACAATCAAATTGCCCTCTTTATACCGTGAAACCAAACGCTCCATTCTCACACCTTTATTCAAATTGAATCTTAAAAATTAGATTGTAGTTAAAAAGTTCTTAGAGCCTCTTAAACTAAACGTGAAGATGTTTGAGGTCTAGTTTGAGTGCCGTATTGTCCATCACCCCAATGCCTTTTTCAAGGATATTGGATGCAATAGCATGGGCTTCTTCCAAAGAGTGCATGGTGTATGTTCCACATTGGTAGACGTTAAGCTCTGGAATATCGCTTTCTGCCTTTACATGTAAAACATCTTCCATAGATGCCATCCACGCATCAACAACCCTTTGTGCTTCGGGTGTTCCAATCAAGCTCATATAAAATCCCGTACGACATCCCATCGGAGAAATATCAATAATTTCTACCCCATCGCCATTAAGATGACTACGCATAAAGCCTGCAAAAAGATGCTCTAAGGTATGAATGCCTCGCTCAGGAAGAATCTCTTGATTGGGTTTGCAAAAACGCAAATCAAAGACGCTAATGTCATCCCCCTTAGGTGTTTTCATGGTTTTAGCAACCCTTAGTGCAGGGGCTGGCATTTTAACGTGATCGACACAAAAACTATCCAATAATGGCATGTTTTATCCTTTTTTTAATGGATTATAGCAAAAAAAGTGTACAATAATTGGGCATTACACCTTACATGTAAAGGAAAGACGTGAAGCGATTTGGGCTTATATTTATAGTCGTTCTCCTCACGTATATCTTTACGCTGAGCCAAAATTTTGTACTCATTTGCGCAGGCATTGCGCTTTTTTTATTTGGTATGTTCTGCCTGGAAGAGGGATTTCATGCCTTTGCAGGTGGCTTTTTAGAGCGTATATTGCATACCATGACCAACACCGTATTTAAAAGCCTTCTGTTTGGTGTTCTTAGCACCAGTATTATGCAATCAAGTTCGCTTGTTTCCATTCTCTCCATCTCTTTTATCAGTGCAGGGCTGATCTCTTTAGCACAAGGCATTGGCATTATTTTCGGAGCCAATTTAGGAACCACTACGGGGGCGTGGTTGATTGCAGGGCTTGGGCTTAAAGTCGACATTGCCAGCTATGCAATGCCTTTACTTGTTTTTGGTACCTTGCTGCTCTTTTACAATGAAAATAAAAGTAAGGCATTGGGCTATTTGTTAATGGGCTTAGGGTTTTTATTTTTAGGTATTGCGTATATGAAAGAGGGCTTTGATGCCTTTAAAGCGCACATAGACCTCACACAGTATGCCATGGGAGGCATGGAGGGTGTTTTAGTGTTTGCCCTCCTAGGCGTTGTAGCAACCCTTGTGATGCAATCCTCGCATGCCACATTGGTACTGATTATTACAGCACTGTATGCATCGCAAGTGACCTATGAAAATGCGCTCGCCCTTGCTATTGGCTCAAATATTGGAACGACGATTACCGCACTTTTAGGCTCATTGAGTGCCAACATTGAGGGGAAAAAATTTGCCGTTGCGCACCTACTGTTTAATTTTATTACCGCTTTAATTGCCATTGCTTTTATTCAGCCTTTTATCATGCTGATTGATAAAACCGCACAGTTTTTGGGCATCGTACCTGATGATTACGCCCTAAAATTGGCTTTATTTCACACCTTTTTTAATCTTTTAGGTGTGGTACTACTTTTTCCATGGACAACACAGCTCGTAGCCCTTCTTAATGCGCTTTTTCGCCCCTATGAAAAGGCGCTTCCTCAAAAAGACGATGTTTATTATTTGCACGAAAGTGCGCTTGATTTTCCTCTGAGTGCCCATACGGTTCTTTTCAAAGAGACCAAACACCTGTATCAAAATATCGCCGAGAGTATCGCACACTCTTTGAGCATTACCAAAAACGATATCACTTCAGGTATGGAGAGTGATGAAATTATTGCGCTTCGCAATAAAGCACTTCCCTTTAATATGGATGCCTACTATGAACGCAATATCAAAGAGATTTACGGAAAAATTATCACCTTTGCCATTATGGCACAAGGGAAATTTTCGCAAGAGAGCATGTACGATTTGGTTGCCATTAAAAATGCCAATTTGAGCCTTGTTGAAGCCTTTAAAGCGGCCAAACATATGCAAAAAAACATGCTCAAATACCTCGAATCAAGCAATACAGAGATTAAAACCGAGTACAACCATATTCGTAAAAATCTCATTAGCCACCTGCGCACCATGCAACTTATTTTCAATACCAATGAAGAAGATGTCGCTATTTTATTGCTAAGCAAATTGCACGTGGATACCCAAAAATACGATATTGCCTCCAATAAAGCATTGGATAATTTAATTCGCTCCAATAAAATTAATTATGCCATGGCAACCTCTTTAATGAACGATACCAGCTATGCCTATACCATCGCTTCAGAACTTTCCAAAGCTGCACAACTTCTTTTTGTACATGAGAAAAAAGGGGTTCAAGAAGGGCGTGAAGCACTGATTTTAACCGAGACGGAAGCCGATGTTTTAGCCCACGAAAATGAACCAAGGAGTCATGGATGAGTCAAAGAAAATTTATTCACCTACTAAAAGAACTTTTAGGTATTAATGAACCAACACAAGAGACGCTACAAACCAAAGAAAATATTAAAATGTTAATGGAAAAGCTGGAAAAACGCTACCTCTTTTTAAAAGATTCCTTAACCAAAGAAGAAGACCCTCTGCAAAGAGAAAACCTCAAAGAGACGCTCAAAATTATTAAAGAACAACTGAAAAAAGGGAAGGACTTCCTCAATCATGGGTAAAATACTCAGCCTCTTACTTCTTTTTTTGCTCATAGGGTGTGGAACAAGTCCTCAAGAAAAAGTGAGCGAAATTTTACAATCCAGAGGGGCTACCAATCTAACGCAAGATTATAAAAAAATCACCCAATACCTCTACACTTACAAAGAAAAACTTGACATACGAAATCCCAAAGCCTTTAACAAAGCGTCACAACCCTACATTTTTCATGAAATTAAATACGCACAAAATGGCATTCGTATGCACTACAATGGAAACCTGCTTAAAACATATGATGACTACCTTCGCATTGCTTTTGATAAAAATCCCAACATTCCTGAACGCAATGATTTTCTTATTTTGGGCTTACATAAACTGCTTTGGGAGAGTTACAAAATTGGTGAAGGCCATCAAATAACCACGCTAAGTTACAAAGAAGAGGAGTTTAAAAAGCTCTATTACTACCTTGAGGTCATTCGATGGAAAGTTAAAACTGCCAAAGATACTAATGGAAATTTCCTATTTATCACATGGCAAAATAACTGGCAAGTAGAGCTTCACCAAAAGCTGCTCAAAGGAGAAATGCTCTCATGGGAGATGATTCAAAACCTCCCTTCTTTGAGAACAAAACGTGAAAGCATTTTGGATGCGTCTAACTTTAACTTTGAAGTCATCCTTACCCAAATCATTGATCAAGTGAAAAATAGCGCCAAACAAATCGGCAAAGAACCTGTGGATATTGGCATTGATGCGATGATCAGCTTGGTACTCTTTTTATAGCGTTACATGTAAAACATACGCTGCAAAAAAGCTTTTCTTTCTTTAGCGTTTTTGCAGTTCAATTAAAATCAAACGGGTATTTTTATAACTAAAATAAAGTGTTAAACCCATAAGTATACCTGCGCCTAATAACAGAAAAATCATAGGCATGCTCCACTCTTTATTGCCATTTTGAGCTTGCGAAAGTGTACCTTTTTGAGATGCCTTTGCCGTAACACTAAACCCTTCATTAGGAGCAAATCCTTCCTTAACCACGGTATGACCAGGGCCACCATCAAGTACAACTTGATAGGGCTCTTTAGGAATAGCTATTAGCAGTTCACTTGATTCGGGTAGGCGTTGTTGAAACAAAACCTCACCACTGATTAAAGATTCAAGTCGAATCAGTGCTCCTGATGCCAACTCCCCAGTACTAAATTCACCATGAACGGTAAGCGTATTGTCATCATTATTCAGTATATTCATTAAA harbors:
- the luxS gene encoding S-ribosylhomocysteine lyase; this encodes MPLLDSFCVDHVKMPAPALRVAKTMKTPKGDDISVFDLRFCKPNQEILPERGIHTLEHLFAGFMRSHLNGDGVEIIDISPMGCRTGFYMSLIGTPEAQRVVDAWMASMEDVLHVKAESDIPELNVYQCGTYTMHSLEEAHAIASNILEKGIGVMDNTALKLDLKHLHV
- a CDS encoding Na/Pi cotransporter family protein, whose product is MKRFGLIFIVVLLTYIFTLSQNFVLICAGIALFLFGMFCLEEGFHAFAGGFLERILHTMTNTVFKSLLFGVLSTSIMQSSSLVSILSISFISAGLISLAQGIGIIFGANLGTTTGAWLIAGLGLKVDIASYAMPLLVFGTLLLFYNENKSKALGYLLMGLGFLFLGIAYMKEGFDAFKAHIDLTQYAMGGMEGVLVFALLGVVATLVMQSSHATLVLIITALYASQVTYENALALAIGSNIGTTITALLGSLSANIEGKKFAVAHLLFNFITALIAIAFIQPFIMLIDKTAQFLGIVPDDYALKLALFHTFFNLLGVVLLFPWTTQLVALLNALFRPYEKALPQKDDVYYLHESALDFPLSAHTVLFKETKHLYQNIAESIAHSLSITKNDITSGMESDEIIALRNKALPFNMDAYYERNIKEIYGKIITFAIMAQGKFSQESMYDLVAIKNANLSLVEAFKAAKHMQKNMLKYLESSNTEIKTEYNHIRKNLISHLRTMQLIFNTNEEDVAILLLSKLHVDTQKYDIASNKALDNLIRSNKINYAMATSLMNDTSYAYTIASELSKAAQLLFVHEKKGVQEGREALILTETEADVLAHENEPRSHG
- a CDS encoding rhodanese-like domain-containing protein, whose amino-acid sequence is MKRGLLLSVFGVYAFAQNPQVLQYTGVKTVHNQQAVTIERQIPRECLDVHILPEDIFSGNLAGKNVPALCQKSVVTTVGKIQPMQLDPKIITVGEVEVLEFIQHKLTPHPDRYVLVDARKQEWFEQMSIPGSVNLPFDEVAYDADFPEDFEHMKNVLGIVSHEGKLDFSHAKTALIFCNASWCAQSHMMIDQLVKMGYPKEKILWYRGGLQDWLLFGFSVISKK
- a CDS encoding bacteriohemerythrin is translated as MILEWSERFSLHHEKLDAQHQELFALANAAQNLDPKTSSKIELSKLFKEFYTYMAKHFKEEEAYMQSIHYPLYIQHHKMHQSIIEGMNQILQEEKSMEGLQEKMKFIAQKWLVEHILENDLKIEKWRKSITVSDEDLHAPLS
- a CDS encoding pyridoxamine 5'-phosphate oxidase family protein; this translates as MLDPKIEAFLKKHHLLTLATCKANLPYCASCFYAFIPERATLVIATDANTRHGREALENEQVAGVIALETKLVGKIQGVQFSGVFKAANEAEKKAYLKRFPYAIAMNPQLWSIEIAYLKFTDNTLGFGKKLEFVNPNTPPN
- the sstT gene encoding serine/threonine transporter SstT, which encodes MERLVSRYKEGNLIVLILMGMVLGVVIAMISPSAAMAVSILGKLFVGALKAVAPVLVLILVSTAIATKEVGAQTNIKSIIIMYAIGTFLAALAAVLVSFSFPVSLVLINPEAGLTPPQSIVGVIKGFVVSMVDNPINALAKGNYIGVLTWAVAAGIALHHSSKQTKAVMQDISNAMTKIVQGVIRLAPFGILGLVAETFAETGFTALLGYGKLLVLLVGTMLFVALFINPLLVFLKTKSNPYPLVLTCLKESGVTAFFTRSSAANIPVNMALCKKLGLHEDTYSISIPLGATANMAGAAVTITILTLATVHTLGISVDLPTALLLSVLASVSAAGVSGVAGGSLLLIPLACGLFGISDEIAMQVVAVGFLIGVVQDSTETALNSSTDVVFTAACSDAPIKV